A stretch of Eleutherodactylus coqui strain aEleCoq1 chromosome 2, aEleCoq1.hap1, whole genome shotgun sequence DNA encodes these proteins:
- the CALR gene encoding calreticulin → MARIALLVLPLLAAFCSAEVYFTEEFADGDGWKERWIESKHKSDYGQFKLSAGKFYGDAEKDKGLQTSQDARFYAHSASFTSFSNKDKALVVQFSVKHEQNIDCGGGYVKIFPSTLDQTDMHGESEYNIMFGPDICGPPTKKVHVIFNYKGKNLQINKDIRCKDDVYSHLYTLIVRPDNTYEVKIDNSKVESGNLEDDWDFLPPKKIKDPEAKKPDDWDERPKIDDPEDKKPEDWDKPEHIPDPDAMKPEDWDEEMDGEWEPPVIQNPEYKGEWKPHQIDNPDYKGKWVHPEIDNPEYTPDPKLYYYAEFGVIGLDLWQVKSGTIFDNFLITDDEKYAEEQALKTWGVTKDAEKKMKEQQDEEERKKQEEEEKKRKEEEPQEGEPDEDDDDDDDEDEKEEEKDEEDDETPRKDEL, encoded by the exons ATGGCTGGAAGGAACGCTGGATAGAGTCGAAGCACAAGTCCGACTACGGCCAGTTCAAGCTCAGCGCCGGCAAGTTCTACGGAGATGCTGAAAAAGACAAGG gtcTGCAGACTAGCCAGGATGCCCGCTTCTATGCCCACTCTGCCAGCTTCACCTCTTTTTCCAATAAGGATAAAGCACTTGTCGTCCAGTTTAGCGTCAAGCACGAGCAGAACATTGACTGCGGCGGTGGATACGTGAAGATCTTCCCTAGCACACTGGACCAGACTGACATGCACGGAGAGTCCGAGTACAACATCATGTTCG GTCCTGATATTTGTGGTCCTCCTACAAAGAAGGTTCACGTCATCTTCAACTATAAGGGAAAGAACCTACAAATCAACAAGGACATCCGTTGTAAG GATGAtgtctattctcatctgtacacgctGATTGTACGTCCCGATAACACCTATGAGGTGAAGATTGACAACAGCAAGGTGGAATCTGGCAACTTGGAGGATGACTGGGACTTCCTTCCTCCCAAGAAGATCAAAGATCCTGAAGCTAAGAAGCCTGATGACTGGGATGAGCGCCCCAAGATTGATGACCCAGAGGACAAGAAGCCAGAG GACTGGGACAAGCCAGAGCACATCCCTGACCCAGATGCAATGAAACCTGAAGACTGGGATGAGGAGATGGATGGAGAGTGGGAGCCCCCTGTCATCCAGAACCCTGAATACAAG GGAGAATGGAAACCCCATCAGATCGATAACCCTGACTACAAAGGAAAGTGGGTCCACCCTGAGATCGATAACCCAGAGTACACCCCAGATCCTAAGCTTTATTACTATGCCGAGTTTGGGGTGATCGGCCTTGATTTGTGGCAG GTGAAATCTGGAACCATCTTTGACAACTTCCTGATTACAGATGATGAGAAATACGCAGAAGAACAAGCCTTAAAGACATGGGGTGTCACAAAG GATGCAGAGAAAAAGATGAAGGAACAGCAAGATGAGGAAGAACGCaagaagcaggaggaagaggagaagaaaaggaaagaggaAGAGCCACAGGAGGGAGAACCTGACGAAGATGATGATGACGACGATGACGAAGATgaaaaggaggaagagaaagatgAAGAGGACGATGAAACGCCTCGGAAAGATGAGCTTTAA